tatttctACCATGTTCAGGGTGCACACGTGTCCTATGTTTGCTTCTTCAACATAATGAACAAGTTTTTGGATCATTCAAGAGATTTTAGGTAGAACTTAATGAGCTTACATTTCATTATAGATAACCTGATATGCTATATAGATTTATTTTTGCACATCTTGTTTATGATAAAGTTCATGGAGTTTCACTTCTGTTAAGTGCACTAATTTCACATGATTGACTTTTTCCcctatttatgttttatttttttaaatagagagTGAGTCtgctaatatttttattgaataagttcataaaaaagattaattgaTGCAATATGCGACTTATGGCAATACCCTCCTTCCGTATGCAATTAGGTAAGTGATTCTATTGATCATAAGTTCATGTTTTTCGATGGAAATGCCTATTTATCTCCAAAACAGtgattttaagaataaaagaaagataTCATGTTCTTAGAAGTAAAGGATTCGCTATATTTAAGCTCATTCCAAGCCTCTAAAAAAATCGCCTGGGATTTTATTTACATCTTGCtttaagtgaaattttaatatacaaTGGGATGCTGAATTTTCTTTCCTATGCTTCATAAGGATGGATCCAATCGTTCAAACTCATGAAAACCTTCTTTGCTATTCCTTATGAAAGGGTTGTCAGATGTGCTATCCATATTTGAAATCTAAACTATGGATGAGTTTACTTCATGCAACTTATCAtgagtttattttaaataatgacTGTCAGTGATAATTGTCTCACATGTGCTATTCAATCAACATCTTATCttgttttactttcattttcccGAGTAGTTCTTTAGTGGTTGTTCACTTGTTCTATGTAATGCACATGATGCAATGTATCTATCCTTGTTCACTTGTATACTTTCAATCTGACCAATGGCTTCCAATTTAAGGAAAAGCTACGTTAGAATTTCTAGTCAGAACTGAATTGAATGGTCCAGATTTGCCACACGTATCCTTCTGCTAAATAAGCCTTCTATGTGCACTTTGATCTTCAGAGATGGATCCTCTTACGTACATAAATAAGTCGTGTCGAAATATTGTCTCTCTCTCACTTGATAAATCTTAAATAATATGCCCCCATTTATTTAATGGGTTAACTAGGAGAGAGATAAACACGAAATGAGAAAACTGGTAGTATATATTCTCTCTCACATTTTTTGTTAACACACTCTcctgtaaaaaaattgaaatttgttggAAATCACATAATTGTACGGGAGCCTATACCTTATTTAAGAAGCCTTATTTGTTGCAACAATCTTTAATGACTAGTAATTGAATCTAAAAATTTAGTGTAACTGTCtgcaaaagagaagaaagagaatGTGTAATTCTCCGAGGCATGTGTAAACACTTAAGTTTTAGGTTTGTCAATCTCTATAGAAATTGGATGCAATAGGATGTCTTGGCGAATCCCCTTCAAGATACAATTTCTGTATAGCTTGGTAGGAAACGATTGGTGTGTTTACACATGCATTGGAGATTTGCACATTCTCTCCCTTCTCTGTTGCAGACCAGTTGCACCAAATCTTTACACTCAATTACTAGTCAATAAAGATTGTTCAAACATTATTCATGATGttgtagttttcaataaattttaaccaatagaAAAGTTTGTGCTAAAAAAAGTGTTACTAGCACTCCTCAACATGAAATTTCTGTGACCTTATCATGTTAAAATTCAACATGAGAGGATCCATGTATGCTTCTTTAGAGTGTTTGTAAAATTGGTCTTCTGATGCCTTTTATGTGATTGGCTTCCACACTAATAACTGGTTTCAACAACAGTTTCCAAGAGGTTGTCCCCCTGAGTGCTGGAAATGTTCTGGGGGCAGAGGATAACACACCCATCCGAAAATGGGAAGCAATCATCCGAAGAACTCTAAACAAATCTTCTGAACCTGAAAGCAAGCACAAAAGCTACAGTGCCCCTCATTCTCCTGTTTTAAGAACTTCTGCTTCTGCTGATGTTCTAGCAGACAGTGTAGATGTTAATTCACTAGACATGATGAATGAGGAGTATCTAGGAACTTTTGACAGTGATGATCTAGAACAAGAGGAAGTGAAAAGCACATCTGGTATAGGAAAGAATTTACAGCTGAGGAAAAGACATGACATTGATCTTCAGACTATACTTGACTGGCCTGAACGTCCATTAGATGCAACTCCACATACTGATTCCAGTCCAAAATTGCGTAGAGTACTAAGCAGCTCAGACAGAACTGGCTTTAGCTGGACAGATAATGCTTCAAAATATGCTGGTGTAATGAAACGATCACACCATAGTTCTGGAAATTTGGGCTTGTTATGGAAAGAGCAGAAAGTGATGCCTGAAGAAGTAATTGATACTATTGACGACTTGTCTGATGTGCTATTGGACGAGGAAGATGATGATTATTTTGAAGTGCCAAATGACAAAGAAGTTAATGGAATAGGTATGGTGAAATCTCATCGTAAGTATCTCCGGATTGTCAGCAAGCAGATGGTAGGAATATATGTGTCTGCTTGGGTGCAAAGGAGGTTGAGAAGGCACATTAATAACTTGAAAGTTTCTCCAGTTGGAGTTGGTCTTATGGGCTACATGGGAAACAAGGTAATGGAGTAATGCACGTTTTCACACTGAATTTGACATCATTATAAGATAGGTGTAAATTTAATATGTTCCAGGACAATAGAAATTTCAATGTCAAGTGTTAACAAGGCATCATAGAACTTTTCGGCACTATAGTATGCATTCTATGATCACTGCAATGTCAGTGCACAAAATCTGTAGACCGATCACATTGATGCCCACATAGAACTACAAATGTGAGCAGAGAAGTGTCTTATTCACTTGTTGCAGTTTTTATGAGAAAAGAGTAGTGTCTTCCATGTTATGTTGTGTTACAATGTGATCGGGGGGAAGCTATGTGCATTGTTATATGTAGAGCACAAGAAAACTCACCCTATGTGTACATTTACAAGTTAGAACATGTTGACTCTAACCTGAGTGAATGTGATACTGATACCAAATTATGTCTTATGCAGGGATCTGTTTCAGTTAGTATGTCTCTCTTTCAGTCACGTTTGTGCTTTGTTTGTTCCCATCTGACTTCTGGTCAGAAGGATGGAGCAGAAATAAGACGAAACTCAGATGTTCATGAAATTATTCGCCGCACTTGTTTCTCATCCGTCTTTGATACAGATCAACCACAAACAATCCCATCTCATGAGTAAGTTTTACTTTATGTTGAAAGTGGTCCGTTACAGTCACCTTTTGtgcttcataaaataaaaagggctGCTAGAAAGATGTAAAAATAACCAAGGACTGTGTGTGTTGAACAATTTGACAAACAAtaatgtatattaaattttaatctagaGATAATTTAAAGAATCTAGGATCAACAAAGAAAACTTGTTGAATGGAAAAATAACTAAAGTCAACTGAAGAAATTACATGCAAGTAACAAGTCTAATTTGATTTCTAAGTAAATAGAACAGTTGTAGGCTAAAACACTGATGAGGAGAAACCGAGAAAGTACTTTGCTGATTGAAGGAACATAAGTAATTCATAGAAAAGGACATTTGTAGACTGAAAATGGTGATATATAATATGTTTACCGTTGCTGTTATGAACATCATGGATTCATTGATAAGTTGATCCTTGCCAACAGTCAAATTTTCTGGTTTGGGGATTTGAATTATCGTATCAATATGATGGATGAAGAGGTTCGAAAGCTGGTAGCTCTAAAGAAATGGGATGAACTTATGAATTGCGATCAGGTGAGAATTGTGAAACTTAGACAAGACCATTAGTCTCAAAATGCTAGAATATTTGCATCTTACAAAATCTAGACCTGGAGATGCAGAAGAGGTTTGAAGTGTTGGCACCAAACTTGGAGTCATTAATTTATCTACACATGATTTTTTATCAACGAGAATTTCTAATTGCTTCACCTGATATGCATTGCAGCTAAGTAATGAATTACGTAGTGGTCATGTGTTTGATGGATGGAA
This genomic interval from Glycine max cultivar Williams 82 chromosome 5, Glycine_max_v4.0, whole genome shotgun sequence contains the following:
- the LOC100807214 gene encoding type I inositol polyphosphate 5-phosphatase 2, with protein sequence MKTRRGKRSEAFWPSLVMKKWLNIKPKVYDFSEDEVDTETESEDDACSLKDSILGVREDNPLRTQSIFPSQTSDAPCKGYKTRHKRGKSETLRVQYINTKEVRVTIGTWNVAGRAPSKDLDIEDWLCTNEPADIYIIGFQEVVPLSAGNVLGAEDNTPIRKWEAIIRRTLNKSSEPESKHKSYSAPHSPVLRTSASADVLADSVDVNSLDMMNEEYLGTFDSDDLEQEEVKSTSGIGKNLQLRKRHDIDLQTILDWPERPLDATPHTDSSPKLRRVLSSSDRTGFSWTDNASKYAGVMKRSHHSSGNLGLLWKEQKVMPEEVIDTIDDLSDVLLDEEDDDYFEVPNDKEVNGIGMVKSHRKYLRIVSKQMVGIYVSAWVQRRLRRHINNLKVSPVGVGLMGYMGNKGSVSVSMSLFQSRLCFVCSHLTSGQKDGAEIRRNSDVHEIIRRTCFSSVFDTDQPQTIPSHDQIFWFGDLNYRINMMDEEVRKLVALKKWDELMNCDQLSNELRSGHVFDGWKEGLINFPPTYKYEFNSDTYIGENQKEGEKRRSPAWCDRILWLGKGIKQLEYRRSENKLSDHRPVSSIFSVDVEVFDHRKLQRALNFTNAAVHHEIFLKEDSDWSY